In bacterium, one genomic interval encodes:
- a CDS encoding ACT domain-containing protein, which translates to MKKEIVVTVANKMGVLADMCKVVADHGINLEAFVGYGMGKETKIHLLTVDNLRASDALKKAGYRSQEEKSVIVIDLENKIGALKLVTEKLSQEAVDIKYTYGTTCSLGCPATIVISTSDNERAFVALKKA; encoded by the coding sequence ATGAAGAAGGAGATCGTGGTAACGGTGGCAAATAAGATGGGGGTTTTGGCGGATATGTGCAAGGTAGTGGCTGATCACGGAATAAACCTAGAGGCTTTTGTGGGTTATGGTATGGGCAAAGAAACTAAGATTCATCTGCTAACCGTGGATAACCTGCGCGCTTCTGATGCTTTGAAAAAAGCAGGGTACAGGTCACAGGAAGAAAAGAGCGTGATAGTGATTGATCTTGAAAACAAGATTGGCGCGTTAAAATTAGTGACCGAAAAGTTATCGCAGGAAGCGGTAGATATAAAATATACCTATGGCACTACCTGTTCTTTGGGCTGTCCGGCAACCATAGTGATCTCTACCAGTGATAACGAAAGGGCCTTTGTAGCCTTGAAGAAAGCCTAG
- a CDS encoding C1 family peptidase, whose protein sequence is MLKTRIGIVPLPKKGERSLGGHAIAACGYDDEKELVKFKNSWSEKWGDKGFGYLPYTYIERYMMDAWSSVDIEDPNPLTLASVLSYQKRALG, encoded by the coding sequence ATGCTTAAGACAAGGATCGGAATTGTGCCTTTGCCTAAGAAGGGCGAGAGAAGTTTAGGCGGCCATGCAATTGCTGCTTGCGGTTATGACGACGAAAAGGAATTAGTCAAGTTTAAAAATTCTTGGTCTGAAAAGTGGGGAGATAAAGGATTCGGATATTTACCCTATACTTACATTGAGCGTTATATGATGGACGCTTGGAGCTCAGTAGATATCGAGGATCCTAATCCGCTGACGCTGGCGAGTGTGTTGAGTTATCAGAAGAGGGCTTTGGGTTAA
- a CDS encoding HEAT repeat domain-containing protein — protein MFRLKKNVKRPHFLHFPFLVGNRNRSYFLVSLVFLILIGNSFFGCVNRREKIQKLIHELALWQEGDHRGYSRITNALIRIGKPAVPDLIKTLKDENYSNRYSIIYVLSRIRDESVIPVFEELIKKDKEPYIRISAISSLSELSSKTQPIPGVLIDALYDEDANVRENVVRNLANFGPQAVPVLVKTLLEDKEPSVRKPAAWHLGYIGDKSTVPKLKKLLNLENHPSVRLKVSTALVRLGDESALPVVLQFLKHEDASVREDTIWALEEIFVYQPALTSQIVFPLIDSLKDEHWTVRRGAAFLLSRIGCKSAIPSLQDLLKDKDKLVRSEAKEAINKIKANRAKTSFGY, from the coding sequence ATGTTTAGATTAAAGAAAAATGTGAAGCGCCCCCATTTTCTCCATTTTCCATTTTTGGTGGGAAATAGGAATCGTTCCTATTTTTTGGTAAGTTTAGTTTTTCTCATTTTGATTGGAAATTCATTTTTTGGTTGCGTGAACCGCAGAGAAAAAATTCAAAAACTAATTCATGAGTTAGCGCTATGGCAGGAAGGTGATCATCGCGGGTATAGTCGAATTACAAATGCTCTGATAAGAATCGGTAAGCCAGCAGTCCCTGATTTAATTAAAACCTTGAAAGACGAGAATTATTCTAACAGATATAGTATAATTTATGTCCTTAGCAGAATCCGTGATGAATCAGTAATTCCTGTTTTTGAGGAGCTAATAAAAAAAGACAAAGAGCCATATATTCGAATTAGTGCAATTTCGTCGTTGAGTGAATTAAGCAGTAAAACACAACCAATCCCGGGTGTCTTAATTGACGCATTATATGATGAAGATGCGAACGTCCGAGAAAATGTAGTACGAAACTTAGCAAATTTTGGTCCACAAGCGGTCCCTGTATTAGTCAAAACTTTATTAGAAGATAAAGAACCCTCTGTCCGAAAACCAGCAGCATGGCATTTAGGATATATTGGTGACAAATCAACAGTCCCGAAATTAAAAAAATTATTGAATTTAGAAAATCATCCAAGTGTCCGGCTGAAAGTATCAACAGCCCTGGTAAGGTTAGGGGACGAATCTGCCTTACCAGTTGTTCTTCAATTTTTGAAACATGAAGATGCGTCAGTCCGAGAAGATACAATATGGGCATTGGAAGAAATTTTTGTCTATCAGCCAGCACTTACTTCACAAATAGTTTTCCCTTTGATTGATTCTCTGAAGGATGAACATTGGACTGTCCGCAGGGGTGCAGCATTCCTGTTAAGCAGAATTGGTTGTAAGTCAGCAATTCCTTCATTACAGGACCTATTAAAAGATAAAGATAAACTTGTTCGTTCAGAGGCAAAAGAAGCTATAAACAAGATAAAAGCAAATAGAGCAAAAACCAGTTTTGGGTATTGA